One window of Papaver somniferum cultivar HN1 chromosome 9, ASM357369v1, whole genome shotgun sequence genomic DNA carries:
- the LOC113308153 gene encoding zinc finger protein ZAT12-like, whose product MMMSNKRSRGEIEDISIANMAKFLMLLSREQGDHVDYRSVVPAQRIPMSTQSRVFECKTCSRQFPSFQALGGHRASHKKPKLMDPSTLDDQQQAAKPKIHECSICGLQFAIGQALGGHMRRHRSAMLESSFTTAAGLSSSSSGVSTDDTTPKQVPVFMRSNSSRRILGLNLDLHLSDPLPTTTKDSNDFEFSTLVGATKQMFTPPVLYSFI is encoded by the coding sequence ATGATGATGAGTAACAAGAGAAGTAGAGGAGAAATCGAAGATATCAGCATAGCAAACATGGCAAAGTTCTTGATGTTATTATCACGTGAGCAAGGAGATCACGTCGATTATCGATCCGTGGTTCCGGCACAGAGGATACCAATGAGCACTCAGAGTCGTGTTTTTGAGTGCAAAACATGCAGTAGACAGTTTCCGTCATTTCAAgcattaggaggacatagagcgAGCCACAAGAAACctaaattaatggatccatcaACATTAGATGATCAGCAACAAGCAGCAAAACCAAAGATTCACGAGTGTTCGATTTGTGGGTTACAGTTTGCTATTGGACAGGCCTTAGGTGGGCATATGAGAAGACATAGATCTGCCATGCTTGAATCTTCATTCACAACAGCAGCAGGATTGTCATCCTCTTCATCTGGTGTTTCAACTGATGATACTACTCCAAAACAAGTACCGGTATTCATGAGATCGAACAGCAGCAGGAGAATTCTGGGTCTGAACTTGGATTTGCATTTATCTGATCCTCtgccaacaacaacaaaagatagCAATGATTTTGAGTTCTCGACTCTTGTAGGAGCAACCAAACAGATGTTCACACCACCCGTGTTGTATagttttatttga
- the LOC113308152 gene encoding zinc finger protein ZAT12-like gives MMMNSKRCKGEMKDNIAKIATCLMLLSRSGGDQIDYRPVIQAQTISTSTRGRVYECKTCSRQFPSFQALGGHRASHKKPKLVDQLSADDLGSQQQVTKPKIHECSICGLEFAIGQALGGNMRKHRSAMIESSLATTKTEVLSPSSSDITTDNTTLKQQVPVFKRSNSSRRILGLNLDLNLSPLPTTTTDSNDFEFSTLVAESNQMSIPPMIYSFI, from the coding sequence ATGATGATGAATAGTAAGAGATGTAAAGGAGAAATGAAAGATAACATAGCAAAAATAGCAACTTGTTTGATGTTATTATCACGCAGTGGAGGAGATCAGATCGACTATCGACCGGTCATTCAAGCACAGACGATATCGACAAGTACACGAGGCCGTGTTTATGAGTGCAAAACATGCAGTAGACAGTTTCCATCATTTCAAGCACTTGGGGGACATAGAGCAAGTCACAAGAAACCTAAATTGGTAGACCAACTATCAGCGGATGATCTAGGTAGCCAACAACAAGTGACGAAACCAAAGATCCATGAATGTTCGATTTGCGGTTTAGAGTTTGCGATTGGACAAGCTTTAGGTGGGAATATGAGAAAACATAGATCTGCCATGATTGAATCTTCATTGGCAACTACAAAAACAGAAGTATTATCGCCATCTTCATCTGATATTACAACTGACAATACCACTCTAAAACAACAAGTACCAGTTTTCAAGAGATCGAATAGTAGCAGGAGAATTTTGGGTTTGAACTTGGATTTGAACTTATCTCCTCTGCCTACTACAACTACAGATAGCAATGATTTTGAATTCTCCACTCTTGTAGCAGAATCCAATCAGATGTCCATACCACCCATGATTTATAGTTTTATTTGA